In a single window of the Zea mays cultivar B73 chromosome 5, Zm-B73-REFERENCE-NAM-5.0, whole genome shotgun sequence genome:
- the LOC100191348 gene encoding putative D-cysteine desulfhydrase 1, mitochondrial isoform X1, giving the protein MTVTSTLPLLCRFRRHLSLVAAAGMAGVTATGMAGVPATFSSATAQIGGFLSKKPYAPPLWATHLSPMPCHTFSLGHFPTPIHKWNLPNLPEGTEVWIKRDDLSGMQLSGNKVRKLEFLMADAVAQGADCVITVGGIQSNHCRATAVAAKYLNLDCYLILRTSKDPGLVGNLLVERLVGAHVDLVSKEEYGKIGSVALADLLKKRLLEEGRKPYVIPVGGSNSLGTWGYIEAIREIEQQIQQSSDVQFDDIVVACGSGGTIAGLALGSRLSSLNTKVHAFSVCDDPEYFYDYVQGLIDGLNSGFDSHDIVSMENAKGLGYAMNTAEELKFVKDIAASTGIVLDPVYSGKAVYGLLKDMAGNPAKWKGRKVLFIHTGGLLGLYDKADQLSSLAGSWRRMDLEDSVPRKDGTGKMF; this is encoded by the exons ATGACCGTCACTTCGACTCTCCCACTCCTCTGTCGCTTCCGCCGACACCTGagtcttgtcgctgccgccgggaTGGCCGGAGTCACCGCCACCGGGATGGCCGGAGTTCCCGCCACCTTCTCCTCAGCCACCGCTCAGATCGGGGGCTTCCTCTCGAAGAAGCCTTACGCGCCGCCGTTGTGGGCCACGCACCTCTCCCCCATGCCTTGCCATACCTTCTCGCTCGGCCAT TTCCCAACACCGATTCACAAGTGGAATCTGCCCAATTTGCCGGAAGGAACGGAAGTGTGGATCAAG CGAGACGATTTATCAGGCATGCAGTTGAGTGGAAACAAGGTCCGGAAGCTGGAGTTCTTGATGGCAGATGCCGTAGCACAAGGCGCAGACTGCGTTATTACTGTTGGGGGTATACAGAGTAACCACTGCCGTGCCACAGCCGTGGCTGCTAAGTATCTCAATCTTGATTGCTACCTGATACTACGTACCTCCAAG GACCCTGGTTTGGTTGGCAATCTTCTTGTCGAGAGACTAGTTGGGGCACACGTTGATCTTGTGTCAAAAGAAGAATATGGAAAAATTGGTAGTGTG GCTTTAGCTGACCTGCTGAAAAAAAGGCTtctggaagaagggaggaagccgtaTGTGATTCCTGTTGGTGGATCAAACTCATTGGGAACTTG GGGATATATTGAGGCAATAAGGGAGATTGAGCAGCAAATTCAGCAATCTTCTGATGTTCAGTTTGATGATATTGTTGTTGCATGTGGCAG TGGTGGAACCATTGCTGGCCTTGCTTTAGGATCCAGATTGAGCAGCTTAAATACAAAA GTTCATGCATTCTCTGTTTGTGATGACCCTGAATACTTCTATGACTATGTCCAAGGCCTGATTGATGGACTTAATTCTGGTTTCGATTCACATGATATAGTTAGCATGGAAAAT GCTAAGGGGTTAGGCTATGCCATGAACACAGCTGAGGAGCTTAAGTTTGTCAAAGACATAGCTGCATCAACAGGCATTGTCCTTGATCCAGTCTACAG TGGGAAGGCGGTTTATGGTTTGCTAAAAGACATGGCTGGCAATCCAGCCAAATGGAAAGGTCGAAAAGTTCTGTTTATCCACACAGGTGGTCTTCTTGGGTTGTATGATAAGGCTGACCAGTTGTCATCTTTGGCTGGGAGCTGGCGCAGAATGGATCTTGAAGATTCTGTTCCACGCAAAGATGGCACTGGTAAGATGTTCTGA
- the LOC100191348 gene encoding putative D-cysteine desulfhydrase 1, mitochondrial isoform X2 yields MTVTSTLPLLCRFRRHLSLVAAAGMAGVTATGMAGVPATFSSATAQIGGFLSKKPYAPPLWATHLSPMPCHTFSLGHRDDLSGMQLSGNKVRKLEFLMADAVAQGADCVITVGGIQSNHCRATAVAAKYLNLDCYLILRTSKLLVDKDPGLVGNLLVERLVGAHVDLVSKEEYGKIGSVALADLLKKRLLEEGRKPYVIPVGGSNSLGTWGYIEAIREIEQQIQQSSDVQFDDIVVACGSGGTIAGLALGSRLSSLNTKVHAFSVCDDPEYFYDYVQGLIDGLNSGFDSHDIVSMENAKGLGYAMNTAEELKFVKDIAASTGIVLDPVYSGKAVYGLLKDMAGNPAKWKGRKVLFIHTGGLLGLYDKADQLSSLAGSWRRMDLEDSVPRKDGTGKMF; encoded by the exons ATGACCGTCACTTCGACTCTCCCACTCCTCTGTCGCTTCCGCCGACACCTGagtcttgtcgctgccgccgggaTGGCCGGAGTCACCGCCACCGGGATGGCCGGAGTTCCCGCCACCTTCTCCTCAGCCACCGCTCAGATCGGGGGCTTCCTCTCGAAGAAGCCTTACGCGCCGCCGTTGTGGGCCACGCACCTCTCCCCCATGCCTTGCCATACCTTCTCGCTCGGCCAT CGAGACGATTTATCAGGCATGCAGTTGAGTGGAAACAAGGTCCGGAAGCTGGAGTTCTTGATGGCAGATGCCGTAGCACAAGGCGCAGACTGCGTTATTACTGTTGGGGGTATACAGAGTAACCACTGCCGTGCCACAGCCGTGGCTGCTAAGTATCTCAATCTTGATTGCTACCTGATACTACGTACCTCCAAG CTTCTTGTGGATAAGGACCCTGGTTTGGTTGGCAATCTTCTTGTCGAGAGACTAGTTGGGGCACACGTTGATCTTGTGTCAAAAGAAGAATATGGAAAAATTGGTAGTGTG GCTTTAGCTGACCTGCTGAAAAAAAGGCTtctggaagaagggaggaagccgtaTGTGATTCCTGTTGGTGGATCAAACTCATTGGGAACTTG GGGATATATTGAGGCAATAAGGGAGATTGAGCAGCAAATTCAGCAATCTTCTGATGTTCAGTTTGATGATATTGTTGTTGCATGTGGCAG TGGTGGAACCATTGCTGGCCTTGCTTTAGGATCCAGATTGAGCAGCTTAAATACAAAA GTTCATGCATTCTCTGTTTGTGATGACCCTGAATACTTCTATGACTATGTCCAAGGCCTGATTGATGGACTTAATTCTGGTTTCGATTCACATGATATAGTTAGCATGGAAAAT GCTAAGGGGTTAGGCTATGCCATGAACACAGCTGAGGAGCTTAAGTTTGTCAAAGACATAGCTGCATCAACAGGCATTGTCCTTGATCCAGTCTACAG TGGGAAGGCGGTTTATGGTTTGCTAAAAGACATGGCTGGCAATCCAGCCAAATGGAAAGGTCGAAAAGTTCTGTTTATCCACACAGGTGGTCTTCTTGGGTTGTATGATAAGGCTGACCAGTTGTCATCTTTGGCTGGGAGCTGGCGCAGAATGGATCTTGAAGATTCTGTTCCACGCAAAGATGGCACTGGTAAGATGTTCTGA
- the LOC100193673 gene encoding uncharacterized protein LOC100193673 has translation MAAEKRTIGMGMDYSPSSKAAARWAVDNLIKAGDRLVLVHVLPKGVDSSHKELWKTTGSPLIPLSEFMEMNLQARYGLNPDKETLEILRAVSKSKQVEVLAKVYWGDAREKLCEAVDDLKVDSFVLGCRGLGPLKRALLGSVSNYVVNNATCPVTVVRGPTGLSA, from the exons ATGGCTGCCGAGAAGCGCACCATTGGCATGGGCATGGACTACTCGCCCTCCAGCAAGGCCGCCGCGAGGTGGGCGGTCGACAACCTGATCAAGGCCGGGGACCGTCTCGTCCTCGTCCACGTCCTCCCCAAGGGCGTGGACTCCAGCCACAAGGAGCTCTGGAAGACCACCGGCTCAC CTTTGATTCCTCTCTCGGAGTTCATGGAGATGAACCTGCAGGCGAGGTACGGGCTCAACCCTGATAAGGAGACACTGGAGATCCTGCGAGCTGTATCCAAGTCCAAGCAG GTGGAAGTACTAGCAAAGGTTTACTGGGGCGATGCAAGGGAGAAACTCTGTGAGGCGGTAGATGATCTCAAGGTGGACTCCTTTGTGCTTGGTTGCAGGGGCTTAGGGCCACTGAAAAG GGCTCTCCTTGGGAGTGTCAGCAACTATGTAGTCAACAATGCAACATGCCCGGTTACAGTGGTGCGCGGACCAACTGGGTTGAGTGCCTGA
- the LOC100191348 gene encoding Putative D-cysteine desulfhydrase 1, mitochondrial, with translation MAGVTATGMAGVPATFSSATAQIGGFLSKKPYAPPLWATHLSPMPCHTFSLGHFPTPIHKWNLPNLPEGTEVWIKRDDLSGMQLSGNKVRKLEFLMADAVAQGADCVITVGGIQSNHCRATAVAAKYLNLDCYLILRTSKLLVDKDPGLVGNLLVERLVGAHVDLVSKEEYGKIGSVALADLLKKRLLEEGRKPYVIPVGGSNSLGTWGYIEAIREIEQQIQQSSDVQFDDIVVACGSGGTIAGLALGSRLSSLNTKVHAFSVCDDPEYFYDYVQGLIDGLNSGFDSHDIVSMENAKGLGYAMNTAEELKFVKDIAASTGIVLDPVYSGKAVYGLLKDMAGNPAKWKGRKVLFIHTGGLLGLYDKADQLSSLAGSWRRMDLEDSVPRKDGTGKMF, from the exons aTGGCCGGAGTCACCGCCACCGGGATGGCCGGAGTTCCCGCCACCTTCTCCTCAGCCACCGCTCAGATCGGGGGCTTCCTCTCGAAGAAGCCTTACGCGCCGCCGTTGTGGGCCACGCACCTCTCCCCCATGCCTTGCCATACCTTCTCGCTCGGCCAT TTCCCAACACCGATTCACAAGTGGAATCTGCCCAATTTGCCGGAAGGAACGGAAGTGTGGATCAAG CGAGACGATTTATCAGGCATGCAGTTGAGTGGAAACAAGGTCCGGAAGCTGGAGTTCTTGATGGCAGATGCCGTAGCACAAGGCGCAGACTGCGTTATTACTGTTGGGGGTATACAGAGTAACCACTGCCGTGCCACAGCCGTGGCTGCTAAGTATCTCAATCTTGATTGCTACCTGATACTACGTACCTCCAAG CTTCTTGTGGATAAGGACCCTGGTTTGGTTGGCAATCTTCTTGTCGAGAGACTAGTTGGGGCACACGTTGATCTTGTGTCAAAAGAAGAATATGGAAAAATTGGTAGTGTG GCTTTAGCTGACCTGCTGAAAAAAAGGCTtctggaagaagggaggaagccgtaTGTGATTCCTGTTGGTGGATCAAACTCATTGGGAACTTG GGGATATATTGAGGCAATAAGGGAGATTGAGCAGCAAATTCAGCAATCTTCTGATGTTCAGTTTGATGATATTGTTGTTGCATGTGGCAG TGGTGGAACCATTGCTGGCCTTGCTTTAGGATCCAGATTGAGCAGCTTAAATACAAAA GTTCATGCATTCTCTGTTTGTGATGACCCTGAATACTTCTATGACTATGTCCAAGGCCTGATTGATGGACTTAATTCTGGTTTCGATTCACATGATATAGTTAGCATGGAAAAT GCTAAGGGGTTAGGCTATGCCATGAACACAGCTGAGGAGCTTAAGTTTGTCAAAGACATAGCTGCATCAACAGGCATTGTCCTTGATCCAGTCTACAG TGGGAAGGCGGTTTATGGTTTGCTAAAAGACATGGCTGGCAATCCAGCCAAATGGAAAGGTCGAAAAGTTCTGTTTATCCACACAGGTGGTCTTCTTGGGTTGTATGATAAGGCTGACCAGTTGTCATCTTTGGCTGGGAGCTGGCGCAGAATGGATCTTGAAGATTCTGTTCCACGCAAAGATGGCACTGGTAAGATGTTCTGA